The Stenotrophomonas sp. ASS1 genome segment GATCGCCAACGGCATTTCGATCTGCGGCAGCGAATCGGGCCACGACGGCAGCTTGAACGGCTCGTCACTCTTGGCCAGGTTCAGCGTCGCGTTGGTCAGTTCCAGCTTGTCCAGCAGCAGCTTGCGGCCCAGCAGCGGGCGCAGGTCCGGCTCCAGATGGGCGCGCTCGGCGTGGAAATGGATGTCGTCGTAGCGGAAGTCGACGTTGTACAGGGTCAGCGGACCGGCCACCGGGCCGTCCACCTTGTCCCAGGTGAAGCTGGCGCCCACCGGCAGCCGTGCCACCACCTGCGCCAGCAGCACGTCACGGCCGGCCACGGTCTGCAGCAGCCAGTACACCGCCAGCAGGGCCAGCAGCACCAGGCCCAGCACGCCCACACCGGACCAGGCCCAGAAGCGGCGGCGGCGGTAGAAGCGCACGCGCGGCGGCGTGGTCGGGTTCGGAGTGGGTGCGGGCGTACTCACAGGTCCGCTCCGATGTTGAGGTACAGCTGGAACTGCGAATCCGGGTTGTTCAGGCCATGCGCGATATCCACGCGCACCGGGCCCACCGGCGATTTCCAGCGCACGCCGAAGCCGACGCCGGTATGCAGATCGATGGTGTTGTCGAAGGCGCTGCCGGTATCGACGAACACCGCCGCACCCCAGGGGCCACCATTGAAGTAGTGCTCGTACTCGGCCGAGCCGATCACCAGGTTCTTGGCGCCCAGCGCGTACTTGTCCGGTGCCGGGGTCCGCGGGCCCACCTCGCGATAGGCATAGCCGCGGATGCTGCGGTCACCACCGGCGAAGTAGCGCAGGCTGGGCGGCATCGCCACCAGATCACTGGTCCAGGTGGTGCCACCCTCGCCGCGCAGGATCAGGCGGTTGCTTTCGCCCACCGGGATGTACCAGCGCAGCACGGCATTGGCCTGCACGAAGCTGGTGTCCGAACCGGCACCTTCAACGCCGGCACGCATCGTCGCAGTACCGCTGATGCCCTTGCGCGGGAACAGTTCGTCATCGACGTTGACGTAGTCGGCGACCATCTGCGGGTACACCAGCGTCGACGTGTTGTAGACCGCGTCGGTGAATTCGGTGCCGGAGGCATAGCGCCAGCGCTCGCGCAGCGCGTTGATCGAGGCGATCGCGGTCCAGTGTTCGTTGATCTCACCGCTGCGGCTGGCGATCAGCTTGAAGTTGCGCAGGTCGATGTAGTCGGTCTGCTCGTCGTAGGCGCTGGCAGCGAAGGTGTACCAGCCATCAAGCCAGTTGAAGGCCGGAATGCGGTAGCTGGTGACCAGGCTCTTGCGCTTCTGCGCATAGTCCAGCTGCGTGTTCATCTTGTGGCCGCGGTTGTTCAGCCACCGCCGTTCGATGCCACCGCGCACACCCGGGCCACTTTCGCTGCCGTAGCTCAGACCCGCGGTGTAGATGGTGCGCTTGGCACGGGTCAGCTTCACATCCACCGGCACTTCGCCGTTCGCATCGGCCTGGTCGGGCCGCGGCTGGATGTCGATCACGCTGAAGTAGTCCAGCTTGGTCAGCGACTCGCGCAGCCGGTCCAGCTTGCCCTCGTGGAAGTAGCTGCCCTGTTCCCAGTACACCAGCGGATCGAACAGCTTGTCGACGAAGTAGTCCTGCTCGAAACGCACCGGTCCCATGTTGTAGCGGCGGCCGCTGTCCCAGGTCAGGTCGATGTCGGCGGCGTTGTCGGCACGGGTGATCTGCACCTGACGCTGGGTGTAGTCGGCATCGAAATAGCCACGTTCGGCCAGGCGGCGGGTGACGGTGATCTTGCTGGCTTCGTACTGCGTATGTTCGAAACGCTGGCCCTTGCGCGGCTTGAACGCGGCCAGATCGTCCTGCAGGTACTGGTCGTACATCGCCGGCCCGGTGATGTCGATGTGCTCGCGGCGGACGGTCACCGGGGTGCCCTTGTCGACATGGATCAGCACGCGCACGTGCTCGTCCTCGCGCGGCGCCTCGACCTTGATCACCGGGTTGTAGTACCCGAACGGTTCCAGTGCCTGGCGGGTCTGCCGCTCGGCCTGTGACAGCAGGTACTCCAGGCGCGATTCGCCCTGTTCCTTGCCGATCGTGTCGTACAGCGACAGCGATTCCTGGATGTTCTCGATGATTGCGGCGTCGTCGCCCTTGTCCAATCCCTTGATGTCCACCTTGTCGATGGTGCCGCGCGCGTGGGCCACGGAGGTGGCGGCCAGCGACAGGACCATCAGCGGCAGGGCGTATTTCTTTGGCTGCATGCGGCACAGCATACCGACCGAAGGTGACGATGCGAAATGCATCACGTCATTGGGGATCGGTTGTTAAGTGGCGGTCAAAATACGCGCCTTTGTGGCGATCGTCGTGATCGCAGCCGAGGATGCCGGCATCGTGCGCGATGCCGGCAATGACCCCGATGGACATCCGCCAGCGGTGATCCGGTAGTGCCGGCCGCTGGCCGGCAACCCACAGACCGATCCGATGTGCGGTGGCAATGCCGGCCAGCGGCCGGCACTACCGATACGGGCGTCAGCTCGACAGATGCTCGATCGCTGCCACCTTGCCCAGGCGCTCGCCCAGCATCGTCAGCAGCGCCAGGCGGTTGCCACGCAGCGCCGGATCCTCGGCATTGACCATCACGCCATCGAAGAACGCGTCGACCTGCGGGCGCAGGCGGGCCAGGCGCGCCAGCACAGCCACGTAATCCTTGTGCTGCAGGCTGGCGCCGGTGTCGTCGATGGCCGCGGTGACCGCTTCAGCCAGCGCGCGCTCGGCGTCTTCCTGCAGCAGCGCCGGGTCGATCTGGGCCGGAATGTCGCCTTCAGCCTTGCGGAGGATGTTGCGGATGCGCTTGTTGGCCGCAGCCAGCGCCTCGGCTTCCGGCAGCGCGGCGAAGGTGCCGATCGCGTCCAGGCGGCGGTCGAAGTCATACAGCGAGACAGGCTTCAGTTCGGCCACCGCATTGAAGTGCGTGGCTGGCACGTTCTTGTCGCCGTAGTAACCCTTCAGGCGGTCGAGGATGAAGTCGTACAGCTCGCCAACGTCGGCCTGCACGTTGCGTGCGGCCAGGCCGGCGTTGGCGCTGGCCAGCAGCGCGCGCAGGTCCAGCTCGAAGCCGCTTTCGATGATCGTGCGGGCCAGGCCCAGCGCGTTGCGGCGCAGCGCGAACGGGTCCTTGTTGCCGGTCGGCTTCAGGCCTGCGGCGAAGCCACCGGCCAGCGTGTCGACGCGCTCGGCGATGGCCAGCACCTTGCCCAGCGGCGACAGCGCGATGTCATCACCAC includes the following:
- a CDS encoding autotransporter assembly complex family protein, whose product is MLCRMQPKKYALPLMVLSLAATSVAHARGTIDKVDIKGLDKGDDAAIIENIQESLSLYDTIGKEQGESRLEYLLSQAERQTRQALEPFGYYNPVIKVEAPREDEHVRVLIHVDKGTPVTVRREHIDITGPAMYDQYLQDDLAAFKPRKGQRFEHTQYEASKITVTRRLAERGYFDADYTQRQVQITRADNAADIDLTWDSGRRYNMGPVRFEQDYFVDKLFDPLVYWEQGSYFHEGKLDRLRESLTKLDYFSVIDIQPRPDQADANGEVPVDVKLTRAKRTIYTAGLSYGSESGPGVRGGIERRWLNNRGHKMNTQLDYAQKRKSLVTSYRIPAFNWLDGWYTFAASAYDEQTDYIDLRNFKLIASRSGEINEHWTAIASINALRERWRYASGTEFTDAVYNTSTLVYPQMVADYVNVDDELFPRKGISGTATMRAGVEGAGSDTSFVQANAVLRWYIPVGESNRLILRGEGGTTWTSDLVAMPPSLRYFAGGDRSIRGYAYREVGPRTPAPDKYALGAKNLVIGSAEYEHYFNGGPWGAAVFVDTGSAFDNTIDLHTGVGFGVRWKSPVGPVRVDIAHGLNNPDSQFQLYLNIGADL